The following are encoded in a window of Gammaproteobacteria bacterium genomic DNA:
- a CDS encoding NADH-quinone oxidoreductase subunit C, giving the protein MNERLQLAERLRLRAGDLLRDCRQGEDMAVAVCEPAALLPLCKLLRDDPEFAFEQLSDLCGVDYAAYGDVEWETTGSTRTGFSRGVSPDARQGPAPAGPRFAVVYHLLSLRRNRRLRLRCPLAEEPPRVNSVTPVWSSANWYEREAFDLFGILFEGHPDLRRLLTDYGFCGHPFRKDFPLVGHVEVRYDPDRGRVVQEPVTIENRVLVPRVIRDEGRHRRPEPPPG; this is encoded by the coding sequence GTGAACGAGCGACTACAATTGGCGGAGCGGCTGCGGTTGCGGGCCGGCGATTTGCTGCGCGACTGCCGGCAGGGCGAGGATATGGCCGTCGCCGTGTGCGAGCCCGCGGCGCTGTTGCCGCTGTGCAAGCTCCTGCGCGACGACCCGGAATTCGCATTCGAGCAGCTGTCCGACCTCTGCGGGGTGGACTACGCCGCCTACGGCGACGTCGAATGGGAGACGACGGGCAGCACCCGCACCGGCTTCAGCCGGGGAGTGAGTCCCGACGCGCGCCAGGGACCGGCCCCGGCAGGGCCGCGCTTCGCGGTGGTCTATCACCTGCTCTCGCTGCGCCGCAACCGGCGCCTGCGCCTGCGCTGCCCGCTGGCGGAAGAGCCGCCGCGAGTGAACTCCGTGACTCCGGTCTGGAGTTCGGCCAACTGGTACGAGCGCGAGGCATTCGACCTGTTCGGGATTCTCTTCGAGGGCCATCCCGACCTGCGCCGGCTGCTGACCGACTACGGGTTCTGCGGCCACCCCTTCCGCAAGGATTTCCCGCTGGTCGGGCACGTGGAGGTGCGCTACGACCCGGACCGGGGGCGGGTGGTGCAGGAACCGGTCACCATCGAGAACCGGGTGCTGGTGCCGCGCGTGATCCGCGACGAGGGGCGCCACCGGCGCCCCGAGCCGCCGCCGGGATAA
- a CDS encoding NADH-quinone oxidoreductase subunit B: protein MATTAAPPATLAAAAATVGDKGYVTTTLDNVVNWARTGSLWPMTFGLACCAVEMMHAGAARYDLDRFGVIFRPSPRQSDVMIVAGTLVNKMAPALRKVYDQMSEPRWVISMGSCANGGGYYHYSYSVVRGCDRIVPVDVYVPGCPPTAEALLFGIIQLQKKIRRTHTVSHAVSP from the coding sequence ATGGCAACAACGGCGGCGCCGCCGGCAACGCTGGCGGCGGCAGCGGCGACCGTCGGCGACAAGGGGTACGTCACGACCACGCTGGATAACGTGGTCAACTGGGCGCGCACCGGCTCGCTCTGGCCGATGACTTTCGGGCTGGCCTGCTGCGCGGTGGAGATGATGCATGCGGGGGCGGCACGCTACGACCTGGACCGCTTCGGGGTCATCTTCCGCCCCAGCCCCCGCCAGTCCGACGTGATGATCGTCGCGGGCACTCTGGTAAACAAAATGGCGCCCGCCCTGCGCAAGGTATATGACCAGATGTCGGAACCGCGCTGGGTGATCTCGATGGGTTCCTGCGCCAACGGCGGCGGCTATTACCATTATTCCTACTCCGTGGTCCGCGGCTGCGACCGGATCGTGCCGGTGGACGTTTACGTGCCCGGCTGCCCGCCGACGGCAGAGGCCCTGCTGTTCGGGATCATCCAACTGCAAAAGAAGATCCGGCGCACCCATACCGTCTCCCACGCAGTCTCCCCCTGA
- the nuoF gene encoding NADH-quinone oxidoreductase subunit NuoF, with protein MSSLNRICYRTLEFDSPWTLENYRKVGGYEAWSRILRERTPPEKIVEEVKASGLRGRGGAGFPAGLKWSFMLPEAAPKYVVCNSDESEPGTCKDRDILRFNPHALIEGMAIACYAMGAEVGYNYIRGEFMDEPYRRFEDALAEAYEAGYLGPRPLGCQTPVEIRSSLGAGAYICGEETGLLESLEGKQGMPRFKPPFPAQHGLYGRPTTVNNTETFASVPTILRDGGKRFAAIGVEGSGGPKCFSVSGHVNRPGNFEVPLGTPFRELLELAGGVRQGRRLKAVIPGGSSVPVVRGERMMETNMDYDSLVKAGSMLGSGAVIVMDESTCMVRVLRRIARFYYAESCGQCTPCREGTGWLYRMLTRILDGRARREDLEKLDDVASKIEGRTICALGDAAAWPVRSFLREFRQEFETMIERGGAAGEDAAAAA; from the coding sequence ATGTCGTCACTCAACCGGATCTGCTACCGCACACTGGAATTCGACTCCCCCTGGACGCTGGAGAATTACCGCAAGGTAGGCGGCTACGAGGCCTGGAGCCGCATCCTGCGCGAGCGGACGCCCCCGGAAAAGATCGTAGAAGAGGTGAAGGCGTCGGGCCTGCGCGGCCGCGGCGGCGCAGGTTTTCCGGCGGGGCTGAAATGGAGCTTCATGCTGCCCGAAGCGGCGCCCAAGTACGTAGTCTGCAATTCCGACGAGAGCGAACCCGGCACCTGCAAGGACCGCGATATCCTGCGCTTCAACCCGCACGCGCTCATCGAGGGCATGGCGATCGCCTGCTACGCCATGGGCGCCGAGGTGGGCTACAACTACATCCGCGGCGAGTTTATGGACGAACCCTACCGGCGCTTCGAGGACGCCCTGGCCGAGGCCTACGAGGCGGGCTACCTGGGGCCGCGCCCGCTGGGCTGCCAGACGCCCGTGGAGATCCGTTCCAGCCTGGGCGCGGGGGCTTATATCTGCGGCGAGGAGACGGGGCTGCTGGAATCCCTGGAGGGCAAACAGGGCATGCCGCGCTTCAAGCCGCCGTTCCCGGCCCAGCACGGACTGTACGGCCGCCCCACGACCGTCAACAACACGGAGACCTTCGCCTCGGTGCCGACGATCCTGCGCGACGGGGGGAAGCGTTTCGCCGCTATCGGGGTCGAGGGCAGCGGCGGCCCCAAGTGTTTTTCCGTCAGCGGTCACGTCAACCGTCCGGGCAACTTCGAGGTGCCGCTGGGCACGCCCTTCCGGGAGTTGCTGGAGCTGGCCGGCGGCGTGCGCCAAGGGCGGCGCCTGAAGGCGGTGATCCCCGGCGGCTCTTCGGTGCCGGTCGTGCGCGGCGAACGCATGATGGAGACGAACATGGATTACGACTCGCTGGTCAAGGCCGGTTCGATGCTCGGCTCGGGCGCCGTGATCGTGATGGACGAAAGCACCTGCATGGTGCGGGTGCTGCGACGGATCGCGCGGTTCTACTACGCGGAGTCCTGCGGCCAGTGCACTCCCTGCCGGGAGGGCACGGGCTGGCTGTACCGGATGCTGACCCGGATCCTCGACGGCCGGGCGCGGCGCGAAGACCTGGAAAAACTGGACGACGTGGCCAGCAAGATCGAGGGGCGCACCATCTGCGCCCTGGGCGACGCGGCGGCCTGGCCGGTGCGCAGCTTCCTGCGCGAGTTCCGGCAAGAGTTCGAGACCATGATCGAACGCGGCGGCGCCGCGGGGGAAGACGCCGCGGCGGCGGCCTGA
- the nuoG gene encoding NADH-quinone oxidoreductase subunit NuoG, which produces MTDKDKEVRFEVDGRTLRAPAGSMLIRATDREGIYIPRFCYHPQLSVAANCRMCLVEVENAPKPLPACATPVAEGMKIRTRSPLALEAQKSVMEFLLINHPLDCPICDQGGECELQDLAMSFGRDVSRYQERKRVVQDQDIGPLVQTDMTRCIHCTRCVRFGEEIAGLRELGTLGRGEDLEIGVYVERSMASELSGNVIDLCPVGALTSKPFRFRARTWEMRQHPSVAPHDAVGSNLQLHVHGGRVLRVVPAENDAINEVWLSDRDRFSYEGLYSKDRLRRPATRTGESLEESDWEPALDFVAQRLRRLLEQHGPDCLGVLVSPSATVEEHYLAQRLARGLGAPHIDHRLRQRDFRRQDEAPQFPWLGRSIAELERLEAVLIVGGDPRREQPLVNHRLGKAARRGAAIMAINPVDYAFNYGLAARLAVTPGEMPATLGAVLGAALSCGKPPGQSMPREQARETASCLRGLAPEAAHRRIAEALCSHGRTAVVLGESALAHPEFSLLQTLAGLLCAASGSSLGYLPPGANAAGACLAGTLPHRGPMGQPAANTGLAAHAMLERQLRGYLLLGVEPELDCWDGRQALQALRKAELVVCMSSWCNAAMKEYAHAVLPVAQFAETSGTFVNLEGAAQSFAAAVPPPGEARPAWKVLRMLGAMLELSGFEHRSREDVFRELQPALADMRPDNRANWRLQEPVIPPAGPELQRCGEVSMYAVDPLVRRATSLQAAAGESAVRIHPALAERLALGAQVRVRQGGNELVLPLRLDARIPERCIHIPGGWEAALPLGGRYGEVQLAQA; this is translated from the coding sequence GTGACCGACAAGGATAAAGAAGTCCGTTTCGAGGTGGACGGCCGCACGCTGCGGGCGCCGGCGGGCAGCATGTTGATCCGCGCCACCGACCGGGAAGGCATCTACATACCGCGCTTCTGCTACCACCCGCAACTCTCGGTGGCGGCGAACTGCCGCATGTGCCTGGTGGAAGTGGAAAACGCGCCCAAGCCGCTGCCCGCCTGCGCTACGCCGGTCGCCGAGGGGATGAAAATCCGCACTCGTTCCCCCCTGGCCCTGGAGGCGCAGAAATCGGTGATGGAGTTCCTGTTGATCAACCATCCTCTGGACTGCCCGATCTGCGACCAGGGCGGGGAATGCGAATTGCAGGATCTGGCGATGAGCTTCGGCCGCGACGTATCCCGCTACCAGGAGCGCAAGCGCGTGGTGCAAGACCAAGACATCGGCCCGCTGGTGCAAACGGACATGACCCGCTGCATCCACTGCACGCGCTGCGTCCGTTTCGGCGAGGAGATCGCCGGGCTGCGCGAACTCGGCACCCTGGGGCGGGGCGAAGACCTGGAGATCGGCGTCTATGTAGAGCGCAGCATGGCCTCGGAGCTGTCCGGCAACGTGATCGATCTGTGCCCGGTGGGGGCACTGACCTCCAAGCCGTTCCGCTTTCGCGCCCGCACCTGGGAGATGCGCCAACACCCCTCCGTCGCCCCGCACGACGCCGTGGGTTCCAACCTGCAGCTGCATGTGCACGGCGGGCGCGTCCTGCGGGTCGTGCCGGCCGAAAACGACGCGATCAACGAAGTCTGGCTGTCGGACCGGGACCGCTTCAGCTACGAGGGACTGTACAGCAAGGACCGCCTGCGGCGCCCGGCGACGCGCACGGGCGAGAGCCTGGAGGAAAGCGACTGGGAACCGGCCCTGGATTTCGTCGCGCAACGGCTGCGGCGGCTGCTGGAACAGCACGGCCCCGACTGCCTGGGCGTCCTGGTCTCGCCGTCGGCCACCGTCGAGGAACACTACCTGGCGCAACGGCTGGCGCGGGGACTGGGCGCCCCGCACATTGACCACCGGCTGCGTCAGCGCGACTTCCGCCGCCAGGACGAGGCGCCGCAGTTTCCCTGGCTGGGCCGGTCCATCGCCGAACTGGAGCGGTTGGAGGCTGTGCTGATCGTCGGCGGCGACCCCCGCCGGGAGCAACCGCTGGTCAATCACCGCCTGGGCAAGGCGGCGCGGCGCGGCGCGGCAATAATGGCCATCAACCCCGTGGACTACGCTTTCAATTACGGCCTGGCGGCGCGGCTCGCCGTGACGCCGGGAGAGATGCCGGCAACGCTGGGCGCCGTCCTCGGGGCGGCCCTGAGCTGCGGCAAGCCCCCGGGCCAATCCATGCCGCGGGAACAGGCGCGGGAGACCGCCTCCTGCCTGCGGGGGCTGGCGCCGGAGGCGGCGCACCGGCGAATCGCCGAGGCGCTGTGCTCCCATGGCCGCACGGCGGTAGTGCTGGGCGAGTCCGCCCTGGCGCACCCGGAGTTCTCGCTGTTGCAGACGCTGGCCGGCCTGCTCTGCGCCGCCAGCGGCAGCTCGCTGGGCTATCTGCCGCCCGGCGCAAATGCCGCCGGCGCCTGCCTGGCCGGCACCCTGCCGCACCGCGGCCCGATGGGGCAGCCGGCCGCCAACACAGGATTGGCGGCGCACGCGATGCTGGAGCGGCAACTGCGGGGATACCTGCTGCTGGGAGTGGAACCGGAACTGGATTGCTGGGACGGGCGCCAGGCTTTGCAGGCACTGCGGAAGGCGGAACTGGTTGTCTGCATGAGCTCATGGTGCAACGCCGCCATGAAGGAATACGCCCATGCCGTACTGCCGGTCGCGCAATTCGCCGAGACTTCCGGAACCTTCGTCAATCTGGAGGGCGCCGCGCAATCTTTCGCCGCCGCCGTGCCGCCGCCCGGCGAAGCCCGCCCGGCCTGGAAGGTGCTGCGCATGCTGGGCGCGATGCTGGAGCTTTCCGGATTCGAGCACCGCTCCCGCGAGGACGTCTTCCGCGAGCTGCAACCGGCCCTGGCCGACATGCGGCCGGACAACCGCGCGAACTGGCGCCTGCAGGAGCCCGTCATCCCGCCGGCCGGCCCTGAATTACAGCGTTGCGGAGAGGTCTCCATGTACGCCGTGGACCCGCTGGTGCGCCGGGCGACATCGCTGCAGGCGGCCGCCGGCGAGAGCGCCGTGCGCATCCATCCCGCGCTCGCCGAACGGCTGGCGCTGGGGGCGCAAGTGCGGGTGCGCCAGGGCGGGAACGAGCTGGTACTGCCGCTACGGTTGGATGCCCGGATCCCGGAGCGCTGCATACACATCCCCGGCGGCTGGGAAGCCGCCCTGCCCCTGGGCGGCCGGTACGGCGAAGTGCAGCTCGCCCAGGCGTAA
- the nuoH gene encoding NADH-quinone oxidoreductase subunit NuoH, which produces MTAGALILAETLAKICLLLAPLMLCVAYLTYAERKLIGYIQCRLGPNRVGPGGWLQPVADAMKLLLKEVILPRGANRTLFLAAPILSLAPSLAAWAVIPFGDELVLADINAGLLYVLALTSLAVYGVIIAGWASNSKYAFLGAMRAAAQIVAYEIAMGFALVGVLIAAGDLNLGAIVRAQEGSLLHWFWLPLLPLTLVYFIAGVAETNRAPFDVVEGESEIVAGVHVEYSGMAFSIFFMAEYANMLLISALCALMFFGGWLSPFQGIPLLEPVFAWVPGLAWLMLKTSCFLFLFLWLRATFPRYRYDQIMRLGWKVFIPITIVWLVLAAALTVAGMPPWFD; this is translated from the coding sequence ATGACCGCGGGCGCCCTGATCCTGGCGGAGACGCTGGCCAAGATCTGCCTGTTGCTGGCCCCCCTGATGCTGTGCGTAGCCTACCTGACCTACGCCGAGCGCAAATTGATCGGCTACATCCAGTGCCGCCTGGGACCCAACCGCGTGGGGCCTGGCGGCTGGCTACAGCCCGTTGCGGACGCGATGAAGCTGCTGCTCAAGGAGGTGATCCTGCCGCGGGGCGCGAACCGGACCTTGTTTCTGGCCGCGCCGATCCTGTCGCTGGCGCCCTCGCTGGCCGCCTGGGCCGTGATCCCCTTCGGCGACGAACTGGTACTGGCCGATATAAACGCCGGCCTGCTGTACGTATTGGCGCTGACTTCGCTGGCCGTTTACGGGGTGATCATCGCCGGCTGGGCCTCCAACTCCAAATACGCCTTCCTGGGCGCCATGCGCGCGGCGGCGCAGATCGTTGCCTACGAGATCGCAATGGGCTTCGCCCTGGTGGGGGTGCTGATCGCGGCCGGCGACCTCAATCTGGGGGCCATCGTGCGCGCCCAGGAGGGCAGCCTGCTGCACTGGTTCTGGCTGCCGCTGCTGCCGCTGACGCTGGTGTATTTTATCGCCGGCGTGGCCGAGACCAATCGCGCGCCCTTCGATGTGGTCGAGGGAGAATCGGAGATCGTGGCCGGCGTACACGTCGAGTACAGCGGCATGGCCTTCTCGATCTTTTTCATGGCCGAGTACGCCAACATGCTTCTGATCTCGGCGCTTTGCGCCCTGATGTTCTTCGGCGGCTGGCTGTCCCCGTTCCAGGGCATCCCGCTGCTGGAGCCGGTCTTCGCCTGGGTGCCCGGACTGGCCTGGCTGATGCTCAAGACCTCCTGCTTCCTGTTCCTGTTCCTCTGGCTGCGGGCCACCTTCCCGCGCTACCGCTACGACCAGATCATGCGCCTGGGCTGGAAAGTGTTCATCCCCATCACGATCGTCTGGCTGGTACTGGCCGCGGCGCTGACCGTTGCCGGGATGCCGCCCTGGTTCGACTGA
- a CDS encoding NADH-quinone oxidoreductase subunit D produces the protein MPEIRNMTMNFGPQHPAAHGVLRLVLEMDGEVIARADPHIGLLHRATEKLAESKPYNQSIGYMDRLDYISMMCNEHAYVLAIERLLGIAPPPRAQYIRVLFDEITRILNHLMWLGAHGLDIGAMTIFLYCFREREDLMDCYEAVSGTRMHATYYRPGGVYRDLPETMPHYRPSPLRSERATARMNEARQGSLLDFLEDFSDRFPKCVDEYETLLTDNRIWKQRTVNIGVVAPERALQLGFTGPMLRGSGVEWDLRKKQPYESYEQLDFQIPVGANGDCYDRYLVRVAEMRQSNRIVRQCVDWLRQNPGPVMVEDRKLAPPPRAEMKGDMEALIHHFKLFTEGYCVPEGETYAAVEHPKGEFGIYLVSDGANKPYRLKIRAAGFAHLAAIDEMVRGHMLADVVAMIGTQDIVFGEIDR, from the coding sequence GTGCCGGAGATCCGCAACATGACCATGAACTTCGGGCCGCAACACCCGGCGGCGCACGGCGTGTTGCGGCTGGTGCTGGAGATGGACGGCGAGGTCATCGCGCGTGCCGATCCGCACATCGGGCTGCTGCACCGGGCTACGGAAAAGCTGGCCGAGAGCAAGCCCTACAACCAGAGCATCGGCTACATGGACCGCCTGGACTACATCTCCATGATGTGCAACGAACATGCCTACGTGCTCGCCATCGAGAGGCTGCTGGGGATCGCGCCGCCGCCGCGGGCGCAGTACATCCGGGTCTTGTTCGACGAGATCACGCGCATCCTGAACCACCTGATGTGGCTCGGGGCGCACGGCCTGGACATCGGCGCCATGACCATCTTTCTGTACTGCTTCCGGGAACGGGAAGACCTGATGGACTGCTACGAGGCAGTGTCCGGAACCCGTATGCACGCCACCTATTACCGCCCGGGCGGCGTCTATCGCGACCTCCCGGAGACCATGCCCCATTACCGGCCCTCGCCGCTGCGTAGCGAGCGGGCAACGGCCCGCATGAACGAGGCGCGCCAGGGGTCGCTGCTGGACTTCCTGGAGGATTTCAGCGACCGCTTCCCCAAATGCGTAGATGAATACGAGACCCTGCTGACCGACAACCGCATCTGGAAACAGCGCACGGTGAACATCGGCGTGGTCGCGCCGGAGCGGGCTTTGCAACTGGGCTTTACCGGGCCGATGTTGCGCGGCTCCGGCGTGGAGTGGGACCTGCGCAAGAAGCAGCCCTACGAGAGCTACGAGCAGCTTGACTTCCAGATCCCCGTGGGCGCCAACGGCGACTGCTACGACCGCTATCTGGTGCGCGTCGCGGAGATGCGCCAGTCGAACCGGATCGTCCGGCAGTGCGTGGATTGGCTGCGGCAAAACCCGGGGCCGGTGATGGTCGAGGACCGCAAGCTGGCGCCGCCGCCGCGCGCGGAGATGAAGGGCGACATGGAGGCGCTGATCCACCACTTCAAGCTGTTCACGGAAGGCTATTGCGTACCGGAGGGCGAGACCTACGCGGCGGTAGAGCACCCCAAGGGCGAGTTCGGCATCTACCTGGTCTCGGACGGCGCCAACAAACCCTACCGGCTGAAGATCCGTGCCGCCGGGTTCGCCCATCTGGCGGCCATTGACGAGATGGTGCGGGGGCACATGCTGGCCGACGTGGTGGCCATGATCGGCACCCAGGACATCGTCTTCGGAGAGATTGACCGGTGA
- the nuoI gene encoding NADH-quinone oxidoreductase subunit NuoI, protein MRESTSAFRALGRFLDGMLLAELIKGLRLTGRHLFSRKITVQYPEEKTPQSPRFRGLHALRRYPNGEERCIACKLCEAVCPAVAITIESQQRADGTRRTSRYDIDLTKCIFCGFCEESCPVDSIVETRFFEYHGEQRGDLLMTKEKLLAVGQDLEDQIAADRAADAAYR, encoded by the coding sequence ATGCGCGAGTCAACATCCGCATTCCGCGCGTTGGGCAGATTCCTGGACGGCATGCTGCTCGCCGAGTTGATCAAGGGGCTGCGCCTGACCGGGCGGCACCTGTTCAGCCGCAAGATCACCGTGCAGTATCCCGAAGAGAAGACGCCGCAGTCGCCGCGCTTTCGCGGACTGCACGCCCTGCGGCGCTACCCCAACGGAGAGGAGCGCTGCATCGCCTGCAAACTGTGCGAGGCGGTCTGCCCGGCCGTGGCAATCACGATCGAATCGCAACAGCGCGCGGACGGGACGCGGCGCACGAGCCGCTACGATATAGACCTGACCAAGTGCATATTCTGCGGCTTCTGCGAAGAATCCTGCCCGGTGGACTCCATCGTGGAGACCCGGTTCTTCGAATACCACGGCGAGCAGCGGGGCGACCTGCTGATGACCAAGGAAAAGCTGCTGGCGGTGGGTCAGGATCTGGAAGATCAGATCGCCGCCGACCGGGCGGCGGACGCCGCGTACCGGTAA
- the nuoE gene encoding NADH-quinone oxidoreductase subunit NuoE → MSEATRGEIDRWLRKYPPEGRRSAALAALHAAQKQNGGYLTRETMDAVADYLGLRPIEIYELATFYSMFETQPVGRHSISVCTNISCMLCGAGEIVRHIERSLGIRTGESTPDGRIYLKREEECLAACCGAPMMTVDHKYYENLTAEKVDEILRQLD, encoded by the coding sequence CTGAGCGAAGCCACCCGCGGGGAGATTGACCGCTGGCTGCGCAAATACCCGCCGGAGGGCAGACGTTCGGCGGCGCTGGCCGCGCTGCACGCGGCGCAAAAACAAAACGGCGGCTACCTGACGCGGGAAACGATGGATGCCGTGGCCGACTACCTGGGGCTGCGCCCCATCGAGATCTACGAGCTGGCGACCTTCTATTCCATGTTCGAGACCCAGCCGGTGGGGCGCCACAGCATTTCGGTATGCACCAACATATCCTGTATGCTGTGCGGGGCCGGGGAGATCGTCCGCCATATCGAACGCAGCCTGGGCATCCGCACCGGCGAATCCACCCCGGACGGACGCATCTACCTGAAGCGCGAGGAGGAGTGCCTGGCCGCCTGTTGCGGGGCGCCGATGATGACCGTGGACCACAAATATTACGAGAACCTCACCGCCGAAAAGGTGGACGAGATCCTGCGGCAACTGGACTGA